The genomic window GTGCGCTCTAGCTCCTGGCTGACGTACTTGGCACTCGCGGTCTTGCCGGTTCCAGTCTTGCCGTAGATCAGGATGTTCGAGGGCGTGTCGCCGCGAAGTGCGGAGACGAGGATCGTCGCCATCTTGTTGATCTGCTCGTTCCGGTGGGGCAGATCGCGGGGCGTGTAGGACGGGCGGAGGACCTCTTTGCTCACGAAGATCGGATCGCCGGCGAGGAGGTCGTCGAACAGCCCCTCCTCTGCGGGATCGTCGCTGCCAGCATCGTCGGCGGGATCACTCGCCGAACCGTCCGTAGCGGCCTCGGATTCGTGTTCGCCCAGAACCGTCTGGGCGACGTCGAACTCGAACTCGGAGGAGCCGTCCACGTCGGTCAGCGGCTCTGGCTCGGCGTCGGGATCGTCGCTCACTGGTGAATCGACCCCCCTATTTCGCCTGGAATTGGCGGGGCAATCGCTCGTGGAACGCAGGTAGGCCCGTCAGATCGCCGAATTTCTCCGTCCACGTGTAGTCGCCCCAGCGTCGTCGGTGCAGCGGAATCCGAGGTAGACCAGTGACTTAAACGCTTCCTTCAACGAACGTCGAAGTTTGGATCACCGACGCGATTTTGGACTGGATCGTCGAGATCCAGGTCGATGGGATCGTTCGCGTTTGAAAACCATGTGGAACGGTAACAAGCACGGCGGTGCGACGCAGCGTAATCTCGGCGGGGCACCCCTTCGTTTCAACTGGAACGCGAAGACGGCAGGGGCGGTGAACCGACAAATGAATAGGGATAGCTTTATCACATATACTGAGAAACCATACCCGTAATCCACTACAGTCCCGTATATAGCTGGGGCTGCGCGGTTTTGTTGTTAGGTAATCTAGCAGGTCGGCTTCGTTCCACCATCGTTCCGACCGCAACGCCGGACCGCTCCAGTTGAAACGGAGGGGTTGGCCCCTCAGCCGGCGTGGTGAGATACTTCACGGGACTTGAGCGAGACGCAGCCACAGCGTCGGACTGATTCCGTCCACGACGAGGGGTACCTGGGACGCTGGATCTCGTCGTTGGGCCAACCGTGACTGCCGAATCGACGCCGCAGGCTTAACCGGATCCGGCGCCAATCACGCCCATGACAGCGCAAGCCACGTTCGCCGGCGGTTGCTTCTGGTGTATCGACGCGGCGCTCGAGGAACTCGACGGCGTCGAGTCGACGACCTCGGGGTACACGGGCGGGCACGTGGAGGATCCGAGTTACGAGGAAGTCTGTCGGGAGACGACCGGCCACGCGGAGGCGGTGCGCGTCGAGTACGATCCGGATCGCGTCGAGTACGCAGACCTCCTCGAAGTCTTCTTCAGCATTCACGATCCGACGACGAAGGACCGACAGGGCCCGGACGTGGGATCGCAGTACCGCTCGGCGGTCTACTACCACGACGAGACCCAGCGGGAGATCGTCGAAGCCTTCGTCGCCGACCTCGAGGACGCGGGCGTCTACGACGATCCCATCGTCACGGAGATCGAACCCGTCGAGACGTTCTACGTCGCCGAGGAGTACCACCAGAACTACTTCGAGAAGAACCCGGACAAGCCCTACTGCGCAGCGCAGGTGCTCCCGAAGGTCGAGAAGGTTCGCACCGAGTTCGACGCATTGACGGCGCGATAGGCACCTGCTACGCCGAGTAGCCTCCGTCTCGTATCGACGGTACAAAACGAATTACCTCGTCGCTTGCTACCGATTCTCCACCAGAAACGAGGGGGTGGTCCGTGGCCGGCCTGTGGCTGCGGTTCTAACCAGTGCTCGGGGAATCACCCGGCGCGCACTCCGGAATTCGACGCTTCGGCGCCCTCCGACACGCTTTTGGCCGCCACTCGCCGATCACGACCATGCTCGAGCGCGAACGCCTGATCGAGATCGCCGTCTCGGTCGGTGGCGTCGGCGTCATGGTCGCCCTGCTTTACTACATCGGTTCGACGCACACGAGCGAGGCCAACGGCCACCAGGTC from Salinarchaeum sp. Harcht-Bsk1 includes these protein-coding regions:
- the msrA gene encoding peptide-methionine (S)-S-oxide reductase MsrA — protein: MTAQATFAGGCFWCIDAALEELDGVESTTSGYTGGHVEDPSYEEVCRETTGHAEAVRVEYDPDRVEYADLLEVFFSIHDPTTKDRQGPDVGSQYRSAVYYHDETQREIVEAFVADLEDAGVYDDPIVTEIEPVETFYVAEEYHQNYFEKNPDKPYCAAQVLPKVEKVRTEFDALTAR